A stretch of Acropora palmata chromosome 9, jaAcrPala1.3, whole genome shotgun sequence DNA encodes these proteins:
- the LOC141892650 gene encoding uncharacterized protein LOC141892650 produces the protein MPMCLIVGCSRKTGRDKGIRLYRVPAVVTNQGPEVEELSTERRRLWISVISRDDLTEKILNSDRVCDQHFHSGTAAPLWDRYNIDWVPTLNLGHGKSATQRGQNAAREARAERSKERRKRQAEQQEQERLLKQQKLNEPGIPLADFASEIESSSTPGSEQVHDETVDLQRDEQETHHSSSTQTEAFDYLYRSVESGSVKDCPRNDASTQTEEFDYLFTQSATSKPFDKNYFREDNGKVSFYTGLPTYEVLEATFDHVSPFVKRRTQSLTLFQEMVMVLMKLRLNVPHQDLAYRFGVSQSTVSRTFAHWLLIMDVPLSPLIRWPEREELWKTMPQCFKFSFGNKTTVIIDCFEVFCVKPTNLQTFSSYKHHNTVKILIGITPQGCISFVSEAWGGHTSDKHLTENCGLLNKLLPGDLVMVDRGFKLNL, from the coding sequence ATGCCCATGTGCCTGATTGTTGGGTGTTCCAGAAAGACTGGTCGAGATAAGGGAATCCGATTGTATCGAGTTCCAGCCGTTGTGACAAATCAAGGCCCAGAAGTTGAAGAATTGAGTACCGAGCGACGACGATTATGGATCTCTGTAATAAGTCGCGATGATCTTacggaaaaaattttgaacagcGATAGAGTTTGTGACCAACATTTCCATTCTGGAACTGCAGCTCCTTTGTGGGATCGTTACAATATTGACTGGGTCCCTACTCTCAATTTGGGCCATGGCAAATCGGCGACGCAGAGAGGACAAAATGCAGCACGAGAAGCCAGAGCAGAGAGGTCCAAGGAAAGGCGAAAACGACAGGCGGAACAGCAAGAACAAGAACGTTTACTGAAGCAACAGAAGTTAAATGAGCCTGGAATCCCTCTTGCCGATTTTGCGTCCGAGATCGAAAGTTCGAGTACCCCAGGCTCAGAACAAGTTCACGATGAGACTGTAGACTTGCAGCGTGATGAGCAAGAAACACATCACTCAAGCTCTACACAAACAGAGGCTTTTGATTATTTATATCGGTCCGTGGAATCTGGGTCTGTTAAGGACTGCCCACGAAATGATGCCTCAACTCAAACAGAAGAGTTTGACTACTTGTTTACTCAATCAGCAACGAGCAAGCcctttgataaaaattattttagagaAGATAACGGGAAAGTGTCATTTTACACAGGTTTGCCAACATACGAAGTACTGGAAGCCACTTTCGATCATGTTTCACCCTTTGTCAAACGAAGAACACAATCTCTtactttatttcaagaaatggtCATGGTTCTGATGAAATTAAGACTCAATGTTCCACACCAAGACTTGGCCTACAGATTTGGTGTCTCTCAGTCTACAGTGTCAAGAACATTTGCTCACTGGCTGCTCATCATGGATGTTCCTTTGTCCCCACTTATTAGGTGGCCTGAGAGAGAAGAGCTTTGGAAGACCATGCCTCAGtgttttaagttttcctttggaaacaaaacaactgtcattattgactgttttgaagtgttttgtgTGAAACCTACAAACCTACAAACATTCAGCTCTTACAAGCACCACAATACAGTCAAGATCCTCATTGGCATCACCCCTCAAGGCTGCATCTCATTTGTCTCAGAAGCTTGGGGAGGACACACCTCAGACAAACATCTTACTGAAAATTGTGGCTTGCTAAATAAATTGCTTCCTGGGGATTTAGTTATGGTAGACAGAGGGTTCAAGCTCAACTTGTAA